One Sphaerisporangium krabiense DNA segment encodes these proteins:
- a CDS encoding sulfotransferase-like domain-containing protein, whose protein sequence is MSIEAGQAPRILALWSAPRSRSTAFLRMMAARGDHTVVHEPFSHVADFGEAQVGPFTAHTETELIATLRELATRGPVFFKDTTDFHYPGLLADDAFLSEATHTFIIRHPEQAIASHFKLNAELGRDEIGFAWLAEIYDAVATRSATPPVVIDSDDLIRNPEATVREYCARVSIPFIPEALTWEPGVRDDWRKTQRWHESTSRTDGFVPTSGSDAGVVRNDARLSGYLDYHLPYYERLHAARMRVPAA, encoded by the coding sequence ATGAGCATCGAGGCCGGACAGGCGCCGCGGATTTTGGCGTTGTGGAGCGCGCCGCGTTCCCGCTCGACCGCGTTCCTGAGAATGATGGCCGCCCGCGGCGACCACACCGTGGTACACGAACCGTTCTCGCATGTGGCCGATTTCGGCGAGGCGCAGGTCGGCCCGTTCACGGCCCACACAGAAACCGAACTGATCGCTACACTGCGTGAGCTGGCCACGCGTGGTCCCGTCTTTTTCAAGGACACCACCGACTTCCACTACCCCGGCCTGCTCGCCGACGACGCCTTCCTCTCCGAGGCCACCCACACCTTCATCATCCGGCACCCCGAACAGGCCATCGCCTCCCATTTCAAGCTCAACGCCGAGCTGGGCCGCGACGAGATCGGGTTCGCCTGGCTCGCCGAGATCTACGACGCGGTCGCGACCCGCTCGGCGACGCCGCCGGTCGTCATCGACTCGGACGACCTGATCCGGAACCCCGAGGCCACCGTGCGGGAGTACTGCGCGCGGGTGTCGATCCCGTTCATCCCCGAGGCGCTGACCTGGGAACCCGGGGTGCGCGACGACTGGCGCAAGACGCAGCGCTGGCACGAGTCGACGAGCAGGACCGACGGCTTCGTGCCCACCTCCGGGTCCGACGCCGGCGTCGTCAGGAACGACGCCCGGCTCTCCGGATACCTCGACTACCACCTGCCGTACTACGAACGGCTGCACGCCGCCCGGATGCGCGTGCCGGCGGCGTGA
- a CDS encoding VOC family protein has translation MPSVLQNVTFDCAVPVKLARFWSEVTGQPVDDYDSFYATVTLPNDTVLYFARVPESKTVKNRVHLCLRPDVPRDAEVSRLIGIGARLVADHRRPNGHGWVVLADPEGNEFCVLRGTPER, from the coding sequence GTGCCATCCGTTTTGCAGAATGTGACCTTCGACTGCGCGGTTCCGGTCAAGTTGGCCCGGTTCTGGAGCGAGGTCACCGGGCAGCCCGTCGATGATTACGATTCCTTCTACGCGACGGTGACCCTGCCGAATGACACGGTCCTCTACTTCGCGCGGGTCCCCGAGTCGAAGACGGTCAAGAATCGGGTGCATCTCTGCCTGCGTCCCGATGTCCCGCGCGACGCAGAGGTAAGCCGTCTGATCGGAATCGGCGCGCGTTTGGTGGCCGACCACAGGCGACCAAACGGTCACGGGTGGGTGGTGCTGGCCGACCCGGAGGGGAACGAATTCTGTGTTCTGCGCGGCACCCCGGAGCGATGA
- a CDS encoding response regulator — MQFRVLICDETTLVRDGLRTLLDAESDITVVDTTDNGHRAVMLVRTYRPHVVVTGLTLQGMLGIELIRRLLREDLDPVPRIVVFATNEHDDTLTHDTLTNVLHAGASGLLTRETSRDDLVAAIRTVASGQAMLTPRMTQRLLDWFRQHKTEPDDMLQPYAAALTEREREVLLLTARGMSTEDIGVTLSISVATVRTHIYRLRNKLQLRDRAQLVSFAYRAGMMQAEYDLANN; from the coding sequence GTGCAGTTTCGCGTCCTGATCTGCGATGAGACCACCCTCGTGAGGGACGGTCTGCGTACCCTGTTGGACGCCGAGTCCGACATCACCGTGGTCGACACCACGGACAACGGCCACCGCGCGGTCATGCTGGTCCGCACGTACCGGCCGCACGTCGTGGTCACCGGTCTCACCCTGCAGGGAATGCTCGGCATCGAGCTGATCCGGCGGCTGCTACGGGAGGATCTCGATCCCGTGCCCAGGATCGTGGTGTTCGCCACCAACGAGCACGATGACACGCTCACCCACGACACGCTCACCAACGTGCTGCACGCGGGGGCCAGCGGCCTGCTGACCCGCGAGACCAGCCGTGACGACCTGGTCGCCGCGATCAGGACCGTCGCGAGCGGCCAGGCCATGCTGACGCCGCGTATGACCCAGCGCCTGCTGGACTGGTTCCGCCAGCACAAGACCGAGCCCGACGACATGCTGCAGCCGTACGCGGCGGCGCTGACGGAGCGGGAGCGCGAGGTCCTGCTGCTCACCGCGCGCGGCATGTCCACCGAGGACATCGGGGTCACGCTGTCCATCTCCGTGGCCACGGTCCGCACGCACATCTACCGGTTGCGCAACAAGCTCCAGCTCAGGGACAGGGCCCAGCTGGTCTCGTTCGCCTACCGGGCCGGCATGATGCAGGCCGAGTACGACCTGGCCAACAACTGA
- a CDS encoding thioesterase domain-containing protein, which yields MSVPEDKLAQLSPERRKLYEQMLARRAQTTAARETQAVVMRAGAEPRNLVLMNPSGGALFCYVPLTRALREGYGVYGCLSRPGDRARPVERRLVEVGTRILDELGAEMDLSTCVFAGWSFGACLAFEVARQHAERSGARQPVVLFDAEYAVDLSVPVPDEEELRRQFVYDVSRLQGVPSGELAWLLKPLDALTPITDMLAKTGVSLDLSADELRDRYHIFAGAAEALYRYHPPASYDGPVYALIAGAHQVSTEAWRRKSTGEFHHVALSGDHYSVFDERNLPRVAHMVEEALDRV from the coding sequence ATGAGCGTCCCCGAGGACAAGCTCGCCCAGCTCTCCCCCGAGCGCAGGAAGCTGTACGAGCAGATGCTCGCGCGCCGCGCGCAGACCACGGCGGCGCGCGAGACCCAGGCCGTCGTGATGCGCGCCGGCGCCGAGCCGCGCAACCTGGTGCTGATGAACCCGAGCGGCGGCGCGCTGTTCTGCTACGTGCCGCTCACCCGGGCGCTGCGCGAGGGGTACGGCGTGTACGGCTGCCTCAGCAGGCCCGGCGACCGGGCCAGGCCCGTGGAGCGCAGGCTCGTCGAGGTCGGCACGCGGATCCTGGACGAGCTGGGCGCCGAGATGGACCTGTCCACCTGCGTGTTCGCCGGGTGGTCGTTCGGCGCGTGCCTCGCCTTCGAGGTGGCGCGCCAGCACGCCGAGCGCAGCGGCGCGCGGCAGCCGGTGGTGCTGTTCGACGCCGAGTACGCCGTGGACCTGAGCGTCCCGGTGCCCGACGAGGAGGAGCTGCGCCGGCAGTTCGTCTACGACGTGTCCCGGCTGCAGGGCGTGCCGTCGGGCGAGCTGGCCTGGCTGCTCAAGCCGCTGGACGCGCTCACCCCGATCACGGACATGCTGGCGAAGACCGGCGTGTCACTGGACCTGTCGGCCGACGAGCTGCGGGACCGGTACCACATCTTCGCCGGCGCCGCCGAGGCGCTGTACCGCTACCACCCGCCCGCCTCGTACGACGGCCCGGTGTACGCCCTGATCGCCGGGGCGCACCAGGTCAGCACCGAGGCGTGGCGGCGCAAGTCCACCGGCGAGTTCCACCACGTGGCCCTGTCCGGCGACCACTACAGCGTGTTCGACGAGCGGAACCTGCCGCGCGTCGCGCACATGGTGGAAGAGGCGCTGGACCGGGTCTGA